CCAAAATGTTTTTGCTGGCAACACGGCTACCTATACCATCAAAATTCAGGATTTTGTAAATGGTTTTAACGAACCTATTCGTTTGAGCGATGATATTTTAACTAACTATAGCGATTATGTTGAACCTAATGGGGTTAGTTACGATCAAAATCCCATTACTAACGAAACTCTTTTACACATTCACACTAAAGAAGGTGTGTCTCACCCAGGCTTTACGTTCACCGTGTATGGCAATAGCACTCCGCCCAACCCTACTCTATACCGGTTTGACACGTCAATTCTAGCCATAGGTGTGGCACCAGATTTTTCCCTCTCCATTGTGCCTCTGACTCACACCGTATCTCCAACTGCTCCGGGTAACAGCGCTGTATATGAGGTAAGAATTTTGCGTGTAGGTGGATTTGTTGGCCCAGTTAGCTTTAGTGCGGATGAACTGACTAACCAAACCGGAGTAGGATCAGTTGTTTTTGCTCAAAATCTAGTGAAAGATCCTCTCGGAAATATTTATGATATGACCGTGACAGCCAATGGAACAGTATTTAATGCGGATTATCCGTTCTATGTCAAGGGAACTACTCCCGATTTGGGTGGATTACCTGCCGAAAGATGGGCGCCCAACAAGTTAGCTGGGCCTCCTCCAGAACTGCCAGCGCACTTTATTATTCAGAGTACGCCTGATTTTGCTATTGATATTGAGCCACCTACTACCAAAACCGTCCATCCGGGAGAAACTGCCAATTACCATATTCGACTTACCAGGTTTAATGGCTACAGCGGAACAGTCACCCTGTCTCATAATCTGATCAGTCTATTTGTAGTAACTCCTCTTGTCTTCGACGATCCTATTCTAGAAGAAGGTCAAAATGATACTTATTTGCGAGTTACAGCTACGAACCCAGCCGATAATAGCACTTTACCTTTCAAGGTTTTTGGCCAAGGTATTGTGTCGGGTAATCCAGCCACCCGGGAAACGGATGGCACATTTATCATCGAAAATCTCTTCGATTACCGCCTGTCTATCAATCCCGCTAGCCGAACAGTGGCTCCAGGTGGAATCACGACTTATACCGTAACTTTAACTAGAGAATTCTTGTTCCCAGGCCCAGTTAGTTTAACGACTAATTTGGGCAGTATGGTAGGGGTGCAATCGGCTGTATTTAATCCAGAGACTTTATCTGGCGGGGTGATGACATCCACTTTGACAGTGACAGCCAACAGTTCAGCCAGTGATGCCGCCCATGTCTTTACTGTCTATGGAGCTACTCCTGACCTAAATGGTAGTCCTGCCCAAAGAACAACTCAGGCCACTTTTGTGATTGAGAATAATGAGGATTTTAACATTGAGGTAACACCAAATACTCTCACGGTCGCTCCCGGAGGCACGGCATCCTACGATGTCACTCTGATTCCAATCAATAACTACCCTGGCTCTGTAACTCTCAGCAATAATCTTCTGTCTGTTTATGGCGATTATATTCAATCAGCTACCTTTGGCACCACCGTTTTAAGACCCAGCTCCCCTACGACCAAACTCTGGGTAACAGCTAAATCAGACATTCCTAATTACGATATTCTTGATTTTATTGTGACAGGGACTGGTTTGGTAGAAGGCATCAATCAAGACCGCAGCGATTATGCTGATCTTCTGATTCGCAATCCCTTCGACTACCGCCTCTCTATCAGTCCCCTTAGCCGAACAGTGGCCCCGGGTGGAGTTACAACTTATACCGTCACTTTAACTAGGGAATTCTTGTTTACTGGCCCAGTTAGTTTAACGACTAATCTGGATAGTATGGTGGGAGTACAATCGGCTGTGTTTAATCCGGAAACTTTGTCCGGTGGGGTCATGACATCCACTTTGACAGTAACCGCCAACAGTTCGGCCAGTGATGCTACCCATGTCTTTACTGTCTACGGAGACACTCCTGACCTCAATGGTAGTCCGGCCCAAAAAACAACTCAGGCGACCTTTGTGATTGAGAATAATGAGGATTTTACGATTTCAATTTCTCCCAAAACTAAATCAGTGGCTCCTGGCAGAACTACCACTTACGATATTACAGTTACTCGCCTTAATAATTTTACCGGTACGATTAGTCTAAGTACCGACCTGGGCAGCAAGATCGGCATTCAATCTGCCTTATTTACTGACAATACTTTAGATAGTACAGAAACTGCCACTGCTTTAAATGTCATCACTTTAGCTACCGTCCCCACTGTCGATATTCCTTTCTTAGTGATTGGTAGTGGCAGTCCGGAAGGCATACCCACTATTCGCCAGGATACGGCTACATTAAATGTAGTGGATTTCCGCATCACCATCGACCCAAATAGCCAGACTGTTACTCCGGGCGGAGCTACCTCTTATACGGTTAACCTAACTCGACTTAATGGCTTCACCGGTACTGTTAATTTAACTACTGACTTGGGTACGAAAAATTATATTGCATCGGCTATATTGGCCGATACTGCTTTGAACGGCGCCGAATCCAGTACTAGCTTAAATGTAACCACCTTGAGCCCGGCCCCTGATTTAGATATTAACTTTACTGTAACGGGAGACAGTTCAGTGGAAGTTGCCCCCCTATCTCATCAAGCCACAGCTCTTCTCCGATTACTCACCCCCACTATTCCTGATTTTACTATTACTGTGATTCCCGAAAACCAGACCGTTAATTCGGCTGGCAGTACTACCTATGATGTACTATTACATCGTCTAAATGGATTCGATAAGTCGGTGACTTTAAGTGAAAATCTATTGAGTAATTATCCGGATTATATTGCTTCGGCTACCTTTGGCTTAGACGTTCTCCCGGACGGAACTACCGATCAAACCACAGTTCTGTATGTTACTGCCAAAGATGTGATCGGCGGCAATATTGATCTGCCCTTTGTGGTTACGGGTAAAGAAACTGCCACTGGCTTACCTGAACACTCAGACAACGCTACTCTTTCTATTATCGGTGACACGCCTCCTCCGCCTCCGCCACCTCCACCCGTCCCTGATTTTACTATCAAAATTACTCCCGACCTAAGAGAGGTAGATGCTGGTGGTTCCACTGATTACACCATTACCGTTACACCTATAAATAATTTTAACGACAAGGTTATTCTCACCCACAATCTATTAAGTGATTTTGGCGATTACATATCTAAAGTTGATTTCGATGTCCTACAACTTGATATAGACAACAACTATACTACCACTATGCATGTGGAAACTAAGAATATCTCCAATAGCCACATACTTACTTTTACTATTACCGGAACTGCCATCAGCGGATCTCCGATTCACTCCGATAATGCCGACCTACAAATTAATGTCGCCGGATCTCCTCCTCCCGCTGGCGGTGGAGGCGGGGGTGGAACTTACACTCCTCCTGCTCCCACTACTGGCGGCAGCACAGAAGACTTTACTATCCAAGTAACTCCTCTGACTAACACTACTATTTATCCAGGCCAAACTGCTACCTATCAAATCACCATTATTCGCTTGGGCGGCTTCACTGGTCCCGTCACTCTCTCTACCGATGTTTTGCGACTTAATTATGATGTTGCCTCGGCCACTTTCGGTAAAACTACCGTTCCTGCTGGTGAAACTACCACTACTTTATTATTAGTAGCGCGGTCTAATGCCGTGATTGATTCCAGTACCCTCTTTAATGTTCAGGGCAATAGCTCCACCTTAGGAGACAGAAATGATGATGCACCGGTAGCTATTATTATTCCTCGCGGCTTACCTTCTACTGGTCCTGTCACGCCTCCATCGCCATGGTTCTGGCTTACCATTATGGGTATAGCTTGGTTGAGCTGGGCACAACTGCATACTCCCAAATCCCGGCAGGTTAAATAATTTCATCTACTAAAACTCGGCGATATTTCCCCACGGAAAGATGGCCGAGTTTTAATTTGCCAATACGCACTCGCTTAAGTTGAATGATTTTATATCCCAGCATTTCGGCCACGCGTCGGATTTGCCGTTTTCTCCCCTCTTGCAGAATCAATGAGATAATCCACGAATTAGGACTAATCTTATTAATTATCTTCACTCGCATGGGTTTAATTCTGGCGCCATCTATTTTGAAACTCTGAGAGAATTTGGTAATTAAATCTTCGCGTTCCGTGCCTCTTCCGTCATCCTGAACTCGTTTCCCTGGCCGGGCAGGCAGGATCTTCCTTGGAGATGCTGAACTAAATTCAGCATGACGGGAAATAACTACCTCGTATTCTTTTTCGTGTTCGTAGCGGGGATGCATCAACTTGTTAGCCAAATCCCCATCGTTAGTAACTAGCAATAATCCCTCACTGTCTTTATCTAACCGGCCCACCGGGTAAACCCGACCCACATCCTTAAAGTAATCGGCAACGGTTTTTTGGGCATGCGGGTCTGCCATAGTCGAGGTTACTCCCGCTGGCTTATTAAACATAAACAGCAGAGGAGTCGCCGCCTGCAAAATCTTGCCCTGGTATTCCACTTTATCTTTTTCTGGATCAATTTGTATGCCAAGACTAGTAATAATCTTGCCATTTACCTTCACCTTCCCCTCTTGGATCAGCTCGTCAGCCTTGCGCCGGCTGGCTATCCCCGCCCCCGCCAAATACTTGTTCAATCTCATTTTCGTCATGCTTATAATATAAGCTGGTTTTCTCAAGATAAAAAGAAGCCCCCATAAAGGGGGCGTTGAGATTATCATTTCTAAAAGGATCATTTTTTTATTACATCACGGGGGGCAGTTCTGCACCGCACTTGCCACAAAAATCTAATTCGAGTGGCATACCTTCGGCTCCGCAGGCATCACACTTGCGTGTCGTATAGGGCCCAAACAAAAGTTCCATGTCGGCGCCTTCCGCGGCGGCACACCGGATAGAGTCATGATCGACCGGCCGTTTTTTCGCGAACCCGACCATGCCGAAATAGGCTTCGATCCCGCCCATGTTGCGAACGAGTGTGTCTTTGGCAAATCCCATGCTGGTGCCCCAGACCAGGTTACTGAAGAAATTAAGCTGCTCGCGAGTGGAGCGGATTGAACCAGGGAATTGGTTGAGAGCATCATGCGCCCATCGATCGACCGTAGAGTCGAGTTCGGCGTATGAGACAACGTCGTTCACCAACCCCCAGGCTTTAGCCTGTTCGGGTAGGATCGGGCGGTTGAAGAGGAGAATTTCCTTCGCGCGACGCATGCCGACCACGAGTGGTAGATTCTGGGTCGCACCGCCGGCGGCGACACTTCCAACCGTCGCACCGACCTGCTTGATATAGCGAGTCGGTGATTTCGTCCCGTCGGATTTTTCTTTCCAGTCGGTGTCGGCCATGATCGCGACGTCGCAGCTTAAGTTCCATTCATTACCGCCGCCGACGACAATTCCGTTCAGGCACGCAATGGAAGTTTTGCCAGTGTTACGGAGGGCATCATGGGCGCGAACAAACCAGTTCATCCAGTGCCACATGTCCTGTGATTTTCCGAGGACGATCATGTCGGCATATTCTTTGACGTCGCCGCCGGTGCAGAAAGCTATGTCGCCTTCACCACGGAGAATGACCACGCCGATTCTGTCATCACACGCAACATCGTCGAACGCTTCGGTCATTTCTTTTAGAGTTGCAAGGTTGTATGAGTTGTAGACGTCGGGACGGTTGATCGTCACGCGTGCGATTCCGTCCGTTTTCTGATACTTGATGAATTTGAAATCGAACTCGCTCGCGTCCTTATGTTCAAAAAGTCCGGGAGCCTTTCTTTTGGGAATTTGGTACTGCATAGGTTCTTTGGGTGTCATCGGTGTTTCTCCTGTGATTGTCTAGTTGTTAAGGTGCTTTCCTGCACCTATTTATTCTAAGTTGTCAGGTTAAGGTAGGTTAGTTATACTATGGCATATTAAGAGACCTGTCAACAAAGCATTGATAGCCAGCAACGCTAAAATCTCATACAATAAAGGAGAGTTAATCCATAGAATATGTCTAAACAAACCAGACAACACAAAACCGATAAACAGAGTCGACTTTCTATCTTGCGGCATTCGGCTTCCCATATCTTAGCCGCCTCAGTGATGGAAATGTTCCCCGAAGCCAAACTGGGGATTGGCCCGGCGACCGAGGATGGGTTTTATTATGATTTTGCCCTGCCGCGCCCGCTCATTCCGGAAGACCTGCCTCTAATCGAAGCCAAAATGCAAGCACTCATTGCGGCTGATTTGCCGTTCGAAAAAACTACCGTCGCGATTGACGAGGCTATTAATAAATCGGCCAATACTTCGCAGATCTACAAAACAGAGTTGATGCAAGATTTGAAAGCAGCGGGGGAGACCCAAGTTACTTTTTATAAAAGCGGGGAATTCGTAGATTTGTGTGCCGGCCCGCATGTGAAATCCACTAAAGAGATCGGCGCCATCAAACTGCTTTCTATCGCAGGGGCTTATTGGCGCGGAGACGAGCATAATACCCAGCTTACCCGTATCTACGGCACTGCTTTCGAGACGATCAAAGAATTGGATGAGTATCTTGTTATGTTAGAAGAAGCCAAAAAACGCGACCACCGCAAATTAGGCAAAGAACTTAATATCTTCGCTTTTGACGACCAAGTTGGCCCGGGTTTACCCCTCTGGATGCCTAATGGCACGGTTATTATTGAACAATTAGAAAAACTAGCCCACCAAACCGAAGCAGCAGCCGGCTATCAGCAAGTCAGAACCCCACATATTGCCAAGGAATCCTTGTATCTTACTTCTGGACACCTGCCCTACTATGCCGATAGTATGTTCCCGCCTATGGTGGCAGAAGATGCCAAGTATTACTTAAAAGCTATGAACTGTCCGCATCACCACAAAATCTTTGCCGCTATCCCCCGCAGTTACCGGGACCTGCCTTTGCGCTTAACAGAATATGGTACCTGCTATCGTTATGAGAAATCAGGGGAATTGTTCGGACTAATGCGGGTCCGGTCTTTTCAAATGAATGATGCTCATATTTATTGCGCTCCCGAACAATTTGCCGAGGAATTTAAGGCGGTTAATGATATGTACATTAAATACTTTAAGATCTTCGGTCTCAAAAAATATGTGATGCGCCTATCCACTCACGACCCAGCTAAATTAGGCAAAAAATATATTGACGAACCTGAGCTTTGGCAACAAACCGAAGAGATGGTACGAAAAGTCTTGATTGATGCCAAAATTCCTTATATAGAAGTGGCGGATGAAGCGGCCTTCTATGGGCCAAAGATCGATGTGCAGGTTTGGAGTGCCATCGGTAAAGAATTTTCTATTGCTACCAATCAAGTCGACTTTGCCATACCGAAACGATTTGGGCTGTGCTACGCCACCAGCGATGGCGGTACTGCTACGCCACTATGTATTCACCGCGCACCGCTCGGCGTCCATGAGCGATTAATCGGCTTTCTATTGGAGCACTATGTTGGAGCCTTCCCTTTCTGGCTCGCCCCAGTCCAAGCCATTGTCCTTCCAGTCAGCGATAAATTTAATGATTATGCCAAATCTGTATTTTATCAACTTATCAAAAAGGGTTATCGAATCAATTTAGATGACCGCAATGAATCGTTGGGTAAAAAAATCCGCGAAGCCGAACTTCAAAAAATTCCTTATATGTTAGTGGTGGGAGAAAAAGAGGCCTCTGCTTTAACTGCAACTATTCGGACATTGCATGCCGAGGAACAATTAACCAAAACTATCCCCGAAATCATCGAACTCTTTCGTAAACAACGCTCTCCATTAAAGTAACAATGTTTACTTTGCATCGCTATCCTGGCCTTGCCCAGGATCGTATATAAGATTCTGGAGTCGCTCCAGAAGCTCCCCAGAATGACGACCAAGAAGTCCGGAATGACAGGAATATAGTAAATATATGACTAGAAAAATAAAGGATTCGGGCGATCCTGATTTGCACGCTCAAAAGCGGGAGGTTAAGCTCCGCAAAAAACATCACTTACCGGATAACCGCAAAAGCATTCAGTTAATTGCCAAGCTATCTTCCGCCCCTAAACATGGTCAAAAATCTTCGTCTCGTTAGAAATGATATAATCAGCAGTTGAGTTCTCGCTTAAGCTCGAATCCATCCTTCGCTCTGTGAGCTTCGGAGGGCTACTGTAGCAATATTCTTCGAGCAGAGGCGAGCCTGCCTGCCGGCAGGCAGGAAGTTAACATTAATCTAAGATTTTGATGGTAATTTCTAAACAGGGTAAAGCGATTGTGATCGTGGGACCAACCTCTTCAGGTAAAACTGATTTGTCTTTGCAATTAGCTAAAAAATTCAATGGAGTGGTGATTTCCGCCGATTCCAGGCAAATTTACAAAGATATGGATATCGCTACCGCCAAAACTACACGCGACCAGCAACAAAATATTACTCATTATATGATCGATATTTTAAGCCCGGATGAAGATTTTAATCTAGCTCATTACCAAAACACCGTGAACAATTTACTTTGCTCAATTTCCGAAAACAATTCAAAACGCAGCCAACCGGTTATTCCTTTTATTGTCGGGGGTACTGGTTTATATATCAAATCG
Above is a window of Patescibacteria group bacterium DNA encoding:
- a CDS encoding pseudouridine synthase, which translates into the protein MTKMRLNKYLAGAGIASRRKADELIQEGKVKVNGKIITSLGIQIDPEKDKVEYQGKILQAATPLLFMFNKPAGVTSTMADPHAQKTVADYFKDVGRVYPVGRLDKDSEGLLLVTNDGDLANKLMHPRYEHEKEYEVVISRHAEFSSASPRKILPARPGKRVQDDGRGTEREDLITKFSQSFKIDGARIKPMRVKIINKISPNSWIISLILQEGRKRQIRRVAEMLGYKIIQLKRVRIGKLKLGHLSVGKYRRVLVDEII
- a CDS encoding enoyl-CoA hydratase/isomerase family protein, which translates into the protein MTPKEPMQYQIPKRKAPGLFEHKDASEFDFKFIKYQKTDGIARVTINRPDVYNSYNLATLKEMTEAFDDVACDDRIGVVILRGEGDIAFCTGGDVKEYADMIVLGKSQDMWHWMNWFVRAHDALRNTGKTSIACLNGIVVGGGNEWNLSCDVAIMADTDWKEKSDGTKSPTRYIKQVGATVGSVAAGGATQNLPLVVGMRRAKEILLFNRPILPEQAKAWGLVNDVVSYAELDSTVDRWAHDALNQFPGSIRSTREQLNFFSNLVWGTSMGFAKDTLVRNMGGIEAYFGMVGFAKKRPVDHDSIRCAAAEGADMELLFGPYTTRKCDACGAEGMPLELDFCGKCGAELPPVM
- the thrS gene encoding threonine--tRNA ligase → MSKQTRQHKTDKQSRLSILRHSASHILAASVMEMFPEAKLGIGPATEDGFYYDFALPRPLIPEDLPLIEAKMQALIAADLPFEKTTVAIDEAINKSANTSQIYKTELMQDLKAAGETQVTFYKSGEFVDLCAGPHVKSTKEIGAIKLLSIAGAYWRGDEHNTQLTRIYGTAFETIKELDEYLVMLEEAKKRDHRKLGKELNIFAFDDQVGPGLPLWMPNGTVIIEQLEKLAHQTEAAAGYQQVRTPHIAKESLYLTSGHLPYYADSMFPPMVAEDAKYYLKAMNCPHHHKIFAAIPRSYRDLPLRLTEYGTCYRYEKSGELFGLMRVRSFQMNDAHIYCAPEQFAEEFKAVNDMYIKYFKIFGLKKYVMRLSTHDPAKLGKKYIDEPELWQQTEEMVRKVLIDAKIPYIEVADEAAFYGPKIDVQVWSAIGKEFSIATNQVDFAIPKRFGLCYATSDGGTATPLCIHRAPLGVHERLIGFLLEHYVGAFPFWLAPVQAIVLPVSDKFNDYAKSVFYQLIKKGYRINLDDRNESLGKKIREAELQKIPYMLVVGEKEASALTATIRTLHAEEQLTKTIPEIIELFRKQRSPLK